The Armatimonadota bacterium genome segment GCTGTCACGCTCAAAAAGGAGTTTCAGTTCAAGAACGTGATGCAGGTTCCGCATCTCGACAAGATCGTGCTGAACATGGGCGTGGGCAAAGCAGGGCAAACTGGCGGTGACGCGAAGGAGCTGGATGGCGCGCTGCGCGATATGGCGATAATTGCCGGCCAAAAGCCGGTAGTGACGCTCGCTCGCAAGTCGGTTTCCAACTTCAAGCTGCGCGCAGGATCTCGCATCGGCTGCAAGGTAACGCTGCGGGGAGACCGGATGTACGAGTTCTTCGACCGGCTGGTCAACACGGCGCTGCCGCGTATTCGTGACTTTCAAGGGATATCGCCCAACTCATTCGATGGGCGCGGCAACTTTGCCCTTGGCCTTCGCGAGCAGTTGGTGTTTCCTGAGATCGACTACGACAAGATCGACAAAGTTCGAGGGCTTGACGTCATCATCTGCACCTCCGCAACCACAGACGAGGCCGCACGGGCGTTGTTAAAGGCCCTCGGCATGCCGTTCCGCGAGCGCTGATGCTGGCAATGGACACACCTCCAATGAAGCGGGTCACCGTATGAAACCGTACGACGCCACATCCATCCATAACGTCGGTCTCTTCGGCCATCAGGGCGCGGGCAAAACCGCGCTGGCTGAAGCGCTGCTCTACTGTTCGGGTGCGATCGACAGGCTAGGGCGGACCGACGACGGCACCGCAACCACCGATTTCGACAGCGAAGAGCAGCGCCGCAGAATCAGCATCAACATAGGCCTTGCCCCCTGCGAATGGCATGGCGCCAAGCTGAACATTGTGGACGTGCCCGGCTACCTCGACTTTGTCAACGAGGTCCGCTGTGCAATGGCCGTGGTTGACGCTGCCATATTGGTCACGCCGGCGCAAAACCAGCCCGAGGTCGGTTTCGACATCGCATGGGACGCAGCCGTTGGCCTTCAACGACCCCGAGCGGTGTTTATAAACCGTATGGACCGCGAGAACGCCGACTTTGCTCAAGTGGTCACCAGCTTGCGGACGCGCTACGGCACCGCTATTGCGCCGTTCCAGCTACCGATCGGGTCTGCAGATTCCTTCGCCGGCGTTATCGACCTGTTGGAGATGCGCGCATTCATTGGCGCCGGTAAAGAGGTGACCGAGACCGAGATTCCCGCGGAATACCGGGCCGAGGCGGACCGATATCGTGAACTGCTGGTGGAATCGGCGGCCGAAGGCGAGGACGGACTACTTGAGAAGTACCTGGGTGGCGACGAGCTGACGCATGATGAGGTGATGCATGGGCTGCACACCGGCATCGACGCCGGCAAGGTTGTGCCCGTTTTGTGCGGCTCTGCCGCGCGGGATATCGGCATGACCGACCTGCT includes the following:
- the rplE gene encoding 50S ribosomal protein L5 → MPRLKDRYTQEIAVTLKKEFQFKNVMQVPHLDKIVLNMGVGKAGQTGGDAKELDGALRDMAIIAGQKPVVTLARKSVSNFKLRAGSRIGCKVTLRGDRMYEFFDRLVNTALPRIRDFQGISPNSFDGRGNFALGLREQLVFPEIDYDKIDKVRGLDVIICTSATTDEAARALLKALGMPFRER